From Faecalicatena sp. Marseille-Q4148:
TTTCCTTTAATACATAAGGTAACGCACCGATATGATCCTCATGTCCATGCGTAATGACAAATCCTTTGACCTTTTCAATATTATCACGCAAATATGTGATATCCGGTATAACCAGGTCAATTCCCAACATATCATCCTCCGGGAAGGCAAGGCCGCAGTCAACAACAACAATACTGTTCTCATATTCAAATACAGTAATGTTCATTCCGATCTGTTCCAGACCTCCGAGAGGAATGATTTTTAATTTTGAGTTGTTCTCTCGTTTCAAAAAAATGACACCTCCATATATTTTTCCGTACATTAATTTTTTCTTATGTGCACACATTCATCACACTTATAAATGTTCAGCAAATAAAGAGCTGCTACAGCTCAATATCAACATCTTCAAGCAGCTCTTCGAACACTTTTGACACTGCTGACAGTTCTACCTCATCTTCTACAATTTCATAAACACTGTCCGCTTCTTCTGCCTTGCTCGTATCTCTTAAAATCAGACATTCTGCATCATCTTCCATAGAATCGGTCACAAGAATGTATGATTTTCCATTTACTTTTGTCTGTTCCAACACAAAGAAATCAACAGATTCCCCTGTTTCCCCAAATTCAAATCTAATTTTCTCCATGTATTCTCCTGCTACTGTCCGTTCTGTATACTCAGGGCATCCAGATACCCCTGTAAAATAAAAACTGCCGCGATCTTATCAATATATTTTTTACGATCCTCTCTTCGAACATTGCTCTCGATCAGAGTTCGCTCAGCGGAGGCAGTTGTAAGGCGCTCGTCCCAC
This genomic window contains:
- a CDS encoding DUF1292 domain-containing protein, with the translated sequence MEKIRFEFGETGESVDFFVLEQTKVNGKSYILVTDSMEDDAECLILRDTSKAEEADSVYEIVEDEVELSAVSKVFEELLEDVDIEL